One region of Triticum aestivum cultivar Chinese Spring chromosome 6B, IWGSC CS RefSeq v2.1, whole genome shotgun sequence genomic DNA includes:
- the LOC123138187 gene encoding uncharacterized protein, whose amino-acid sequence MYSCNDRDRSATAARIMESSAKYQPCNTAATRTAGGQVPSDAQPSPRRARRKHPASASRRSSTTVVATDVSNFRAMVQELTGFPPAAIFRPLPRRAHAAGHSLTAAAHGCGGALQGHRSDAATTAGSVPAVAHPPQCAPLGVFDGLPDLGSPEFDTWPDLSFE is encoded by the coding sequence ATGTACTCCTGCAACGACCGAGACCGCTCGGCTACGGCGGCGCGTATCATGGAGTCCAGCGCCAAGTACCAGCCATGCAACACGGCGGCAACGCGGACGGCCGGCGGCCAGGTCCCCTCGGACGCGCAGCCGTCCCCGCGGCGCGCCAGGAGGAAGCACCCGGCGTCGGCGTCGCGCcggtcgtccaccaccgtggtggcGACCGACGTGTCCAACTTCCGCGCCATGGTGCAGGAGCTCACCGGCTTCCCGCCGGCCGCCATCTTCCGGCCGCTGCCTCGCCGGGCCCACGCCGCCGGCCACTCGCTGACCGCCGCCGCGCATGGCTGCGGCGGTGCGCTGCAGGGCCACCGTTCGGACGCGGCAACCACTGCCGGCAGCGTCCCGGCCGTGGCGCACCCGCCGCAGTGCGCACCGCTGGGTGTGTTTGACGGGCTGCCCGACCTCGGGTCGCCGGAGTTCGACACGTGGCCTGACTTGTCCTTCGAATGA